The Actinosynnema mirum DSM 43827 genomic interval CGGACAGCCTGGTGTTCGACTCACTTCTCACAGGCCACCCCGTCACCGTCGCGGTCCAGCTTGGACGAGTAGCCGGGGGACCCGGCGTACAGCGGCGCCGCGCCCGCGGCCTTCACCGCCGCGCAGTTCGCGTAGTAGGCGCTCGGTGCGGGCTGGGGCTCCGGCTGGGGCGCGGGCTGGGGGTTGGGCTGCGGGTTGGGCTGCGGCTGCGGGTTGGGCTGGGGGTTCGGCTGGGGAGCCGGGGCCTGCGTGGTGGTCGTCGGGGCGGGCTTGGCGTCCGAACCGCCGCAGGGCGCGCCCCACAGGCCGAGGCCCGCCTTCTGGGCCGCCGCCTGGGCCGCGTTGTGCGCGGCGCTCGCCTCCGGCAGCGCCTTCGCCACCCCCTGGGACAGCGCGAGCAGGGACACGTCGCTGCCGTCCGGCAGCAGCAGCTGACCGCCGACCTGCGCCAACTCCTTGCCCGCCACGGTCGACTTGAGGAAGTCCACCGCCTGCTGCGCCCAGCACTCGCCCGGCTGGGCCAGCCCGGCCAGCACCAGCACCCGCCCGCCCGCGACCGCGACCGAGCGGCCGTCCGCCACCTCGGCCACCGTCACCGGGGGAGGCGTCGTGGTGGTCGGGGCCGTCGTGGTGGTCGTCGTGGTGCTGGTGGTGGTCGCGGTGGCGCTCGCGGTCGCCGCCGCCCTGGTGCTGTCGGCGGGCGGCGGGTCGCCGAGCGCGCCGATCAGGATCAGGGCGACGAAGATCCCGCCCGCCACCGTGCCGGTCTTCTTCATGCGCGACATCGCCGACCACTTGCCCTTCAGACCGCTCTTGGCCTGCGGCGGCGGGGTGTAGGCGGTGGCCTGGGGGCCGTAGCCGTAGTCGGGCGCCCCGTAGCCGGGAACGCCGTAGCCGGGCGTGCCGTAGCCCGCGTTGTCGTCGGGGACGCCGTAGCCGGGCGCGCCGCCGTTCTGGTCGTTGCCGTGGTTGGCGCTCATGCGCAGGCCACCCCATCCGTGTCGTGGTCGAGAACTGGTGAGCCGGGCAGGCCGGCGGGGGTCGTGGAGGTGTTCGCGGTGCACCGCGCCAGGGCGCGCGTGGTCGGCGCGGGCGTCGTCACCACCGAGTCGGAGCCGCCGCACGGCGCGCCCCACAGGCCGAGGCCCGCCTTCCTGGCGGCGGCCTCGGCGCGGGTCAGGGTGCTGGCCGCGTCCGGTTCGGCGCGAGCCATGCCCTGGCTGACGAGCTGGGCGGACAGGTCGGTCCCGCCGGGCAGGCGCACGGACGCGCCGTCGAGCGCCAAGTCCTTCTGCGCCACCAGCGAGCCGAGGAAGTCGGCCGCCGCGCGCGACCAGCAGGCGCCGGGCTCGGCCAGCCCCAGCAGCCGGACCGAGCCGCCGCCCGCCACGGCGATCGTGCGGGCGTCGACGACCCCCGAGGCGCGGGCGGGCGCGAGGTCGGCGGGGTCGGGCTGCGCGGGGGAGGGGGTCGACCACGCCCCGGACCGGTCCCACCGCTCGGCGGCGTCCGGGGCGGCGTCCTCGGCGGCCGGCGCGGGCACTGCGGGAGCGGCGAGCGGCTGCGCGGCGCAGGCCGTCAGCAGCAGGGCGGGGACCAGCAGCAGTAGCCGGAGCGGCGTCCTGCGGACCAGCGCGGTGCTCTCCATGCTCGCCTCATCGCAGCGAGTGTCGCACTGCGTTACTGCATTAGTTCCTTAGAGTGAAAGTGGTCGACCCCGTAACGGTCGACCACCTCGCCAGGCCGTCAACTCACCGCAGCCATCGACCTCATCGTTGCGGCTTGAGGGTCCACGTCACCACCAGTTCGGTGGTGACCACGCCTTCGGCGTCGCGCACCGACACCCGCACCGGGAACTCCGGCCGCTGCCCGCCCTCCAGCTCGGCGACCACGTCGGCGGCGGGCCGCTCCAGCACCGCCTCCGCCGTGAGCGGGCCGAGCGCGAGCTTGCGGTAGGCGATCTCCGCGCGCGCCACGAGCGGCGTCGCCCGGTCCAGGTGGCCGCCGAACGCCGCCATCACCACGGCGCCGGAGGCGGTCTCGCCGACCCCGAACAGCATGGCCGCGTGGGGCCCGCCCACGTGGTTCCGGGACTCCGGCCGGTCGGGAAGGGCCGCGACCACGCGGTCCACGCCGACCTCGGTGAACTCCACGCCGTTGGTCTGCACCCACGGCACTGACTTCCGCATCGCGTCCGCGACGAGCGAGGGATCCATGCCCTGAGATGTTACCGGCGAGTAGCCAAGCGACGCTCGTCACCGGTATTTCATTTGCCAAGACTCTTGATCAGGCGCAAACTTGCCTACTGAAACTAGTTGGATGATGCAAGCAATGGAGTGGTCCGGATGACGACGCCCGAGGACGCCCACGGGGGCGGGCGGTCCGACGAGGCGCTCGCCGACCGCTTCGGCACGGCACTCGTTCGGCTGAACAAGATGCACGCCGCGCTCTCCGCCAGCCTCAGCAAGGCGGGCATCGACAAGGCCTCCTTCGTCCTCCTCGCCAACCTGGCGCAGATGGGCCCGTCCCGCGCGAGCGCGCTGGCGGAGGCGGTCTTCTCGGACCCGTCCACGGTCAGCCGCCAGGTCGCCGGGCTGGTCAAGGACGGGCTGGTGGAGCGCAGGGCGGACCCCGACGACGGCCGGGCGAGCGTGCTCGCCGTGACCGACAATGGGTTGTCCCTCCTGCACGAGCGGCGACGGGTGCGCAACGCGGCGCTGGCCCGCCTCTTCTCGGACTGGTCCACCCACGACTGGACCACGTTCGTCGAGCACTTCGAGCGCTTCGTCGAGGGATACGAGAAAGCGCTCCCGGATTTCATCGCAGAGGGCGGACAGGGGCCGCGCTCCGAAGGGGAGAAGTGATGTCGGAGACGACAACCCAGGCGGGAGCGACGCCACCCGGCGCCGCACTGCTGACCCACCGGCAGATCCTGACGATCCTGTCCGGGCTGCTCATGGGCATGTTCCTGGCCGCGCTCGACCAGATGATCGTCGCGACGGCCATGAAGACCATCGCGGACCACCTGAACGGGCAGACCATCCAGGCCTGGGCGACCACCGCCTACCTGATCACGTCGACGATCACGACGCCGCTGTACGGCAAGCTGTCGGACATCTACGGCCGCAAGCCGATGTACCTCACCGCGATCTCGATGTTCCTGGTCGGCTCGCTGCTGTGCGGCATCGCCAACTCGATGTACGAGCTGGCCGCGTTCCGCGCGGTCCAGGGCCTCGGCGCGGGCGGCCTCATGTCGCTGGCGTTCGCGATCCTGGCCGACATCACCTCGCCGCGCGAGCGCAGCCGGTACGCGGGCTACTTCATGGCCGTCTTCGGCGTCGCCAGCGTCGCGGGCCCGGTCGTCGGCGGCCTGTTCGCGGGCATGGACCACTTCCTCGGCTTCGCGGGCTGGCGCTGGGTGTTCCTGGTGAACGTCCCGATCGCGCTCGCCGCGCTGGCCGTCGTCGCCAAGGTCCTCAACATCCCGCACCAGCGGGTCGACCACCGCGTCGACTTCCTCGGCGCGATCACGCTGACCGTCGGCCTGGTGCCGCTGCTGATCGTGGCCGAGCAGGGCCGCGAGTGGGGCTGGGGCTCGGCCACCGCGATCGCCATGTACGTCGTCGGCGTGCTCGGCCTGGTGGCGTTCGTGTGGGCGGAGAAGCGCGCGGGCGACGAGGCGCTGCTGCCGCTGAGGCTGTTCCGCAAGCAGACCTTCGCGCTCGGCAACACGATCAACTTCGTGCTCGGCGCGGGCATGTTCGGCGGCATGGTCTCCATCCCGCTGTACCTGCAGATCGTGCAGGGCCACTCGGCCACCACGGCGGGCCTGATGATGCTGCCGATGACCCTCGGCATCATGACCGCGGCGGGCACCAGCGGCAAGATCACCTCGAAGACCGGCCGCTACAAGGTGTTCCCGGTCGTCGGCTTCGCGGTCATGACCGCGTCGCTGTTCCTGTTCAGCACGGTCGGCGTGGACACCGCGACCTGGCAGCCGATGGCGCTGATGTTCACCATGGGCCTCGGCCTGGGCCTGTGCATGCAGACCCTGCTCATCGCGATCCAGAACGACGCCGAGCCCCGCGACATGGGCGTGGCGACCTCGTCGGCCACGTTCTTCCGGCAGATCGGCGGCACGGTCGGCGCCGCGGTGTTCCTGTCCGTCCTGTTCAGCACGGTCGGCGACAAGATCGGCGAGGCGCTGCGCTCGGCCATGGGCACCGACGCGTTCCGCGCCGCGCTCGCCCGACCCGAGAACCAGGCGTTCGCGCAGCAGCTCCAGAGCGGCGGCGCGTCGGCGGACCTGAACAACACCGAGTTTCTGTCCAAGCTGGACCCGGTGCTGGCCAGGCCGTTCCTGGAGGGCTTCTCCTCGGCGATCGACACGGTGTTCTTCGTGGGCGCCCTCGTGACCCTGGTCGGGTTCGCGATCGTGTGGTTCCTGCGCGAGGTGCCGCTGTCGGACCGCTCGGGCCTGGAGCGCTCGAAGGACGAGGCCGACGCCGCGTCGACCATCGCCCTGCACTGACCCCCCGGCGGGGCGCTTCCGGCGAGAAGCGCCCCGGTCGGGGCAAGCGAAGAGGGCCACCCCGCTCAGGGGTGGCCCTCTTCGCCTTCACCGTCCCGTGGAACGGCCTCAGTGCTCCTCGCCGCGCGCCACGGCGTCCTTGAGGCGCTGGTAGGAGCGCACGATCTCGGCCTCCGCCTCGGTGCGGCCGACCCAGGTCGCGCCCTCGACGCTCTTGCCCGGCTCCAGGTCCTTGTAGACCTCGAAGAAGTGCTGGATCTCCAGCCGGTAGAACTCGCTCAGGTGGTGGATGTCCCGCAGGTGCTCCGAGCGCGGGTCGTCCGACGGGACGCAGAGCAGCTTGTCGTCGCCGCCCTTCTCGTCGGTCATCCGGAACATGCCGATCGCGCGGCAGCGGATCAGGCAGCCGGGGAAGGTCGGCTCCTGCACGAGAACGAGCGCGTCGAGCGGGTCACCGTCCTCGCCCAGGGTGTCATCGACGAACCCGTAGTCCGCCGGGTACTGAGTGGCCGTGAACAGGGTGCGGTCGAGCCTGATGCGCCCCGTCTTGTGGTCCATCTCGTACTTGTTGCGGACCCCCTTGGGGATCTCGATGGTGACGTCGAACTCCACTGGCAGGTCCTCGCTCGTCTGGCTGTCCGGTAGTTCCCACTAGTGTGGACCACGACGTCTCGTCAACCCCCGCCAGCAGTGCTGAGGGGCGTGTGAGATTGCCCGTAATCGAACCCGGAGGACCGCGTGCCCGAGGAGCCATCGTGGCCGACCGTCGACGGCGACGACACGGACCGCGAGCAGGTCAGGAGCCCGCGCCCGGCTGATCCGCCGACGATGCGCATCGCGCTGCCGAAGAAGTCGGGCGGCGCCGAGAAGACCGAGCTGATCAAGATCGACCGGTTGAGGCCGCCCGGCGGGCCGACACCGAGGACCGACCTCCCCGAGGCCGGTGGCGAGTCGGGGGCGGACGCCGCAGCCGCAGCTCAGCAGCCCTCCGGGGCGCAGCGCGGGACGGCGGCGGAGCAGGGCGCGACACCGGCGGGACCGGACGGCGACGAGATCACGCGGCCCGCGGGCGCGAGCCAGGCGGAAACCGCCCGACCGGGTGACGAGGACAACCGGTCCGGTGGGCAGGCCGGGGCTGGTGGTGCGGGCGCCGGTGGTGCGGGCGCTGCGGCGCTGGCCGCCGGTGCCGCCGCGCTGGCGGCGGGGGCCGCCGGTGCGCAGGCAAGTGGTGCGCAGGGGGGTGGTGCGCAGTCCGGTGGCGGACAGGCAGGCGGTGGTCCTGCGGGCGGCGGGAAGTCCGGCCCCCAGCAGTCGAACGCGCCGCAGTCCGGTGGCGGACAGCAGAGTGGCGGACAGCAGACCGGTGACGGACAGCAGACCGGTGGCGCGCCTTCGGGCAGCACCCCGCCCGGTGGCGTCCCCGCACCGGGTATGGCCTCCGGCGCTCCGGCTGGTGGTTTCCCGGCTCCTGGCACTCCTGCCGGCGGGTTTCCCGCTCCCGGCACTCCGGCGGGTGGGTTTCCCGCTCCCGGCGGCCTCCTCGGTGGCGAGCCGACGCGGTTCGACCCGCCCAAGTCCGCCCCGCTGCCCGAGGCCGGGTGGCCGGGGACGCGGGCCGAGGTGCCCTCGTTCGACCCCGCGCGCGCCGACGCCCAGCTCGCCGCGCAGCGCGCCGCCGCCAACCGCGCCCAGAACTCGGGCCGACCGGAGAGCGGCCAGCAGCAAGCACCCGGCCAGCAGGGACCTGGTCAGCAAGCAGGCGGCCAGCAAGCACCCGGTCAGCAAGGGGCCGGTCAGCAAAGTCCTGGCCAGCAGGGAGCCGGTCAGCAAGGCCCTCACCAGCAGGGAATCGGCCAGCAGGGACCTGGTCAGCAAGGACCCGGTCACCTAGGGGCTGGCCAGCAGGGGCCCGGTAACCAAGCGGGCGGCCAGCAGGGGCCCGGCAGGCAGGGGCAGGGCGGCCACGGGAGTGGTCCGCACGGCACCATCCCGCCCGGCGCCATCCCTCCCGGCTCCGGGCAGGCCGGTGCGGGAACGGGTGGGTTCGGGCAGCAGGGACCGGGCAGGCAGGGGCCGGGGAGCCAGGGCATCCGGCACCAGGGTGGTCAGAGCGCGTCCGAGCAGACCCAGAAGGTCAGCGTCACCCCCGGCCAGTTCACCTTCCCGCCGCCCGGCCAGCAGCCCGGCGGTGAGCAGCACCGCGCCGCGCCGCCCGGCACCATCCCGCCCGGCGCCAACCAGTCCGGCACCATCCCGCCCGGCGCCAACCAGTCCGGCACCATCCCACCCGGCGCCAACCAGCCCGGCGTCGCCGACCACCCCGGCTCCTCCGCCGACCGGCGGGACGACGACGCGGCCTTCGCCGCCTTCGCCGCCGACTCCGACGAGCGGGCCGACGTGCCCGCCCAGCGGTCCAAGCGCAAGCGGCCCCTGGTGGTCGTCGGCGCGCTCGCCGCCGTGCTCGTCCTGTTCGGCGGCGCGGCGCTGGCCGCCGTGCAGCTCGGCTGGCTGGAGACCGGGCCCACCTCCACCACCCAGCCGCCCGCGCCACCGGCCCAGGTCGACCTCGCGGTGCGCGCCCTCGGCCCCGACGCCCCCGCGCCCACCCCGGCGGGCGTGCAGGCCGTGCTGCAGGGGCCGCTCGCCAACGGCGCCCTCGGCAACCTCACCGGCACCGTCATCGACCCCGCCAGCAAGACCGTGCTCTGGCACCAGGGCGAGACCACCCCGCTCGTGCCCGCGTCCACGGTGAAGAACCTGGTCGCCGCAGCCGCGCTGCTCCAGCTCGACCACACCACCCAGTTCACCACCAAGGTCGTGCAGGGCGCCGAGCCCGGCACCGTGGTCCTGGTCGGCGGCGGCGACCCGACGCTGTCCTCGCTGCCCGAGGGCCGCTCGTCGGTCTACCCCGGCGCGCCCACCCTGGACGAGCTGGTCGAGCAGGTGAAGGCCTCCGGGCCGATCACCGAGGTCGAGTACGACATCAGCCGCTACAGCGCCGAGCCCGGCCTCGCCCCCGGCGTCGACCCGAACGACGTCGCGGCCGGCTTCATCACGAACATCGGCCCGCTGATGCTCGACGGCGCCCGCTCCGACCCCACCAAGGGCGACACGCCGCGCACCGCCACCCCCGCGCCCGACGCCGCGAAGGCGCTGGCCGACCGGCTGGGCGCGACCGTCGGCGGCAAGACCCTCGCGCCCCAGGCCGCGAAGGTCCTCGGCGAGGTCAAGTCCGTCCCGCTCGACCAGCTGATCGAGAACATGATGCAGCTGTCGGACAACGTGCTCGCCGAGACGCTGGCCCGCGAGGTCGCCAAGGCGCGCAACGCCGAGACCTCCTACGAGGGCGCCACCAAGGCCGTGCGGGACGTGCTCACCGAGAACGGCTTCGACCTGACCGGCGTCATCACCTCCGACGCCAGCGGCATGAGCGTGCAGAACAAGGTCCCCGCCAAGCTCCTCGGCGACCTGCTCACCGCCGCCGCGCGCCCCGACGCCGCCACCGACCCGGTCACCACCCGCCTGCGCCCGCTGCTCACCGCCCTCGCCGTCGCGGGCGGCAACGGCACCCTGAAGGAGCGGTTCGCGCAGTCCCCCGCGGGCAAGGGCTGGATCCGGGGCAAGACCGGCACGCTCACCGAGGTGCACAGCCTCGCGGGCGTCGTGGTGGACACCGACGGCAGGCTGCTGGTGTTCGCGTTCATGTCCAACGGCAGCGGCGACGCCCTCGGGGCGCGCGCCGGGCTCGACGCGCTGGCCGCCCAGCTCAGGGGTTGCGGCTGTTCGTGAACCGCCCAGCGCCGGTAGCGTCGTCAGGTGTGAACTCGGTGACTCAGCAGGACCGGGCGGCGTCGATCGACTGGGAGGTCGCCGTCTCCACGGCGGCCCGCCTGGTCCGCCCCGGACCGGTGGTGCCCAGGGCCGAGGCCGACGTCGCGGTCGGCAGGCTGCGCGAGCTGGCGGTGGACGCCGAGGCGCACGTCCGGGAGCTGACGGGCCTCGGCCACGGGCTGCCGCTGCGCGCGGGCGAGGTCGTCGACCGGCCGGGCTGGGTGCGCGCCGCGGCCCAGGGGCTGTCGGTGCTCACCGACAGCGCCGCGCCCCGGCAGGGCGGCGTGCTCAGCGGGGTCGTGTCGGGCACGGCGGGGGTGCAGGCGGGCGTGGTGCTCGCGTTCCTCAGCTCCCGCGTGCTCGGCCAGTACGACCCGTTCTCCGGCGACGGCAGGCTGCTGCTGGTCGCCCCGAACATCGTCGGCACCCAGCGCGCGCTGAACGTGCCCGGCGAGGACTTCAGCATGTGGGTGTGCCTGCACGAGTGCACCCACCGGCTCCAGTTCACCGGCGTCCCGTGGCTGGCCGGGCACTTCTCCGGCCTGGTCACCGAGCTGCTGGAGAGCATGGACAACGAGTCGCCCCGGCTGCGCGACCTGCCCAAGCGGCTGCGCGAGGCGGACGGGCCGGTCGGGCTGATCGAGCTGTTCCAGACGCCCGAGCAGCGCGCCGCGCTCGACCGGCTGATCGCGGTGTCCACCCTGCTGGAGGGGCACGCCGACCACGTCATGGACGCGGTCGGGCCGGACGTGGTGCCGTCCGTCGCGGTGATCCGGCGGCGGTTCACCGACCGGCGCTCCGGGGGTGGGCTGCTGGACCGGGTGCTGCGCTCGCTGCTGGGCGTGGAGGCCAAGGTCAGGCAGTACGCGGAGGGCGCCGCGTTCACCAGGCACGTGGTGGACGAGGTCGGCATGACCGGGTTCAACGCGGTGTGGAGCGCCCCCGAGGCGCTGCCGACCCGCGCCGAGATCGCCGACCCCGCCGCCTGGCTGCGCCGCGTCGCGCCGTGACCCCGGCCGCCAACGGGCCGCTGTCGCGGGTCCGGACGGCGGTGCGGCGGTTCCTCGCCGAGCACCGCCCCGCGCGGGTCGCGGTGGCGGTGTCCGGCGGGGCCGACTCGCTGGCGCTCGCCGCCTGCACCGCCGCGCTGACCAGCGGCGCGCGGGCCGTCGTGGTCGACCACGGGCTCCAGGAGGGCTCGGCCGAGGTCGCCGAGCGGGCCGCCCGCACGTGCGCCGAGCTGGGCCTGGACGCGCAGGTGCGGCGGGTCGAGGTGACCGGGGGCGGCGGCCCGGAGGCGGCGGCCCGGCGCGCCCGGTACGCCGCGCTGCGCCCCGAGCGCGGCCTGGTGCTGCTCGGGCACACCCTGGACGACCAGGCCGAGACCGTGCTGCTGGGCCTCGGCCGGGGCTCCGGGCCCCGCTCGATCGCCGGGATGCGCGAGCTGGACGCGCCGTGGGGCCGCCCGCTGCTGGGCGTGAGCAGGGCGGACACCGAGGGCGCCTGCGCCGAGCTGGGCCTTTCCCCGTGGTCGGACCCGCACAACGCCGACCCCGCGTTCACCAGGGTGCGGCTGCGCCGCGAGGTGCTGCCGCTGCTGGAGGAGGTGCTGCAGGGCGGGGTGGCGCGGGCGCTGGCCCGCACCGCCGCCCAGCTGCGCGAGGACAACGACGCGCTGGACGACCTCGCGGACGCGTTCGCGGGCGACCGGGGCGCGGTCGCGGACCTCGCGCCGCTGCCGGTGGCCCTGCGCAGGCGGGTGCTGCGGCGGTGGCTGCTCGCCGAGGGTGTGCCCGAGTTGTCCGATTCGCACCTGCGCGCGGTGGACGCCCTCGTGCGGACCGGCGCCGGTGGTGGTGGGGTGTGGGTACCCGGCGGCTTTGTGGTGCGCCGGGCACGTGGCAGGCTGCGGGTTGACCCAGTCCAGGCATGACCAAAGGGGATCGTCCGTGTACGACGGCGACATCGCCTCCGTGCTCCTCAGCGAGCAGGAGATCAGCGACAAGGTCGGTGAGCTGGCCCGTCAGGTGGCCGCCGACTACCCGGCAGGCGGTGACGACCTCGTCCTCATCACCGTCCTCAAGGGCGCGGTGATGTTCACCTCCGACCTGGCCAGGGCGCTTCCCGTCCCGGTGCAGCTGGAGTTC includes:
- a CDS encoding MDR family MFS transporter, with amino-acid sequence MSETTTQAGATPPGAALLTHRQILTILSGLLMGMFLAALDQMIVATAMKTIADHLNGQTIQAWATTAYLITSTITTPLYGKLSDIYGRKPMYLTAISMFLVGSLLCGIANSMYELAAFRAVQGLGAGGLMSLAFAILADITSPRERSRYAGYFMAVFGVASVAGPVVGGLFAGMDHFLGFAGWRWVFLVNVPIALAALAVVAKVLNIPHQRVDHRVDFLGAITLTVGLVPLLIVAEQGREWGWGSATAIAMYVVGVLGLVAFVWAEKRAGDEALLPLRLFRKQTFALGNTINFVLGAGMFGGMVSIPLYLQIVQGHSATTAGLMMLPMTLGIMTAAGTSGKITSKTGRYKVFPVVGFAVMTASLFLFSTVGVDTATWQPMALMFTMGLGLGLCMQTLLIAIQNDAEPRDMGVATSSATFFRQIGGTVGAAVFLSVLFSTVGDKIGEALRSAMGTDAFRAALARPENQAFAQQLQSGGASADLNNTEFLSKLDPVLARPFLEGFSSAIDTVFFVGALVTLVGFAIVWFLREVPLSDRSGLERSKDEADAASTIALH
- a CDS encoding thermonuclease family protein, yielding MESTALVRRTPLRLLLLVPALLLTACAAQPLAAPAVPAPAAEDAAPDAAERWDRSGAWSTPSPAQPDPADLAPARASGVVDARTIAVAGGGSVRLLGLAEPGACWSRAAADFLGSLVAQKDLALDGASVRLPGGTDLSAQLVSQGMARAEPDAASTLTRAEAAARKAGLGLWGAPCGGSDSVVTTPAPTTRALARCTANTSTTPAGLPGSPVLDHDTDGVACA
- a CDS encoding zinc-dependent metalloprotease, yielding MTQQDRAASIDWEVAVSTAARLVRPGPVVPRAEADVAVGRLRELAVDAEAHVRELTGLGHGLPLRAGEVVDRPGWVRAAAQGLSVLTDSAAPRQGGVLSGVVSGTAGVQAGVVLAFLSSRVLGQYDPFSGDGRLLLVAPNIVGTQRALNVPGEDFSMWVCLHECTHRLQFTGVPWLAGHFSGLVTELLESMDNESPRLRDLPKRLREADGPVGLIELFQTPEQRAALDRLIAVSTLLEGHADHVMDAVGPDVVPSVAVIRRRFTDRRSGGGLLDRVLRSLLGVEAKVRQYAEGAAFTRHVVDEVGMTGFNAVWSAPEALPTRAEIADPAAWLRRVAP
- the tilS gene encoding tRNA lysidine(34) synthetase TilS, which gives rise to MTPAANGPLSRVRTAVRRFLAEHRPARVAVAVSGGADSLALAACTAALTSGARAVVVDHGLQEGSAEVAERAARTCAELGLDAQVRRVEVTGGGGPEAAARRARYAALRPERGLVLLGHTLDDQAETVLLGLGRGSGPRSIAGMRELDAPWGRPLLGVSRADTEGACAELGLSPWSDPHNADPAFTRVRLRREVLPLLEEVLQGGVARALARTAAQLREDNDALDDLADAFAGDRGAVADLAPLPVALRRRVLRRWLLAEGVPELSDSHLRAVDALVRTGAGGGGVWVPGGFVVRRARGRLRVDPVQA
- a CDS encoding MarR family winged helix-turn-helix transcriptional regulator, with amino-acid sequence MTTPEDAHGGGRSDEALADRFGTALVRLNKMHAALSASLSKAGIDKASFVLLANLAQMGPSRASALAEAVFSDPSTVSRQVAGLVKDGLVERRADPDDGRASVLAVTDNGLSLLHERRRVRNAALARLFSDWSTHDWTTFVEHFERFVEGYEKALPDFIAEGGQGPRSEGEK
- the dacB gene encoding D-alanyl-D-alanine carboxypeptidase/D-alanyl-D-alanine endopeptidase; this translates as MPEEPSWPTVDGDDTDREQVRSPRPADPPTMRIALPKKSGGAEKTELIKIDRLRPPGGPTPRTDLPEAGGESGADAAAAAQQPSGAQRGTAAEQGATPAGPDGDEITRPAGASQAETARPGDEDNRSGGQAGAGGAGAGGAGAAALAAGAAALAAGAAGAQASGAQGGGAQSGGGQAGGGPAGGGKSGPQQSNAPQSGGGQQSGGQQTGDGQQTGGAPSGSTPPGGVPAPGMASGAPAGGFPAPGTPAGGFPAPGTPAGGFPAPGGLLGGEPTRFDPPKSAPLPEAGWPGTRAEVPSFDPARADAQLAAQRAAANRAQNSGRPESGQQQAPGQQGPGQQAGGQQAPGQQGAGQQSPGQQGAGQQGPHQQGIGQQGPGQQGPGHLGAGQQGPGNQAGGQQGPGRQGQGGHGSGPHGTIPPGAIPPGSGQAGAGTGGFGQQGPGRQGPGSQGIRHQGGQSASEQTQKVSVTPGQFTFPPPGQQPGGEQHRAAPPGTIPPGANQSGTIPPGANQSGTIPPGANQPGVADHPGSSADRRDDDAAFAAFAADSDERADVPAQRSKRKRPLVVVGALAAVLVLFGGAALAAVQLGWLETGPTSTTQPPAPPAQVDLAVRALGPDAPAPTPAGVQAVLQGPLANGALGNLTGTVIDPASKTVLWHQGETTPLVPASTVKNLVAAAALLQLDHTTQFTTKVVQGAEPGTVVLVGGGDPTLSSLPEGRSSVYPGAPTLDELVEQVKASGPITEVEYDISRYSAEPGLAPGVDPNDVAAGFITNIGPLMLDGARSDPTKGDTPRTATPAPDAAKALADRLGATVGGKTLAPQAAKVLGEVKSVPLDQLIENMMQLSDNVLAETLAREVAKARNAETSYEGATKAVRDVLTENGFDLTGVITSDASGMSVQNKVPAKLLGDLLTAAARPDAATDPVTTRLRPLLTALAVAGGNGTLKERFAQSPAGKGWIRGKTGTLTEVHSLAGVVVDTDGRLLVFAFMSNGSGDALGARAGLDALAAQLRGCGCS
- a CDS encoding DUF4442 domain-containing protein encodes the protein MDPSLVADAMRKSVPWVQTNGVEFTEVGVDRVVAALPDRPESRNHVGGPHAAMLFGVGETASGAVVMAAFGGHLDRATPLVARAEIAYRKLALGPLTAEAVLERPAADVVAELEGGQRPEFPVRVSVRDAEGVVTTELVVTWTLKPQR
- a CDS encoding excalibur calcium-binding domain-containing protein, which encodes MSANHGNDQNGGAPGYGVPDDNAGYGTPGYGVPGYGAPDYGYGPQATAYTPPPQAKSGLKGKWSAMSRMKKTGTVAGGIFVALILIGALGDPPPADSTRAAATASATATTTSTTTTTTTAPTTTTPPPVTVAEVADGRSVAVAGGRVLVLAGLAQPGECWAQQAVDFLKSTVAGKELAQVGGQLLLPDGSDVSLLALSQGVAKALPEASAAHNAAQAAAQKAGLGLWGAPCGGSDAKPAPTTTTQAPAPQPNPQPNPQPQPNPQPNPQPAPQPEPQPAPSAYYANCAAVKAAGAAPLYAGSPGYSSKLDRDGDGVACEK
- a CDS encoding inorganic diphosphatase — translated: MEFDVTIEIPKGVRNKYEMDHKTGRIRLDRTLFTATQYPADYGFVDDTLGEDGDPLDALVLVQEPTFPGCLIRCRAIGMFRMTDEKGGDDKLLCVPSDDPRSEHLRDIHHLSEFYRLEIQHFFEVYKDLEPGKSVEGATWVGRTEAEAEIVRSYQRLKDAVARGEEH